The Frankiaceae bacterium genome includes a region encoding these proteins:
- a CDS encoding glycosyltransferase family 87 protein, whose amino-acid sequence MTRRRVVTVWAATRLLLLVLLAVPVVGGPRLFADMRFYELWGNGIADWSRVPFRDFVWEYPPGAALVVTPPAFFGSLYPVVFVAMMLLADYGVLAALVRLGDRLGSDRGVRLWLAGITLMGPIVFGRYDTVSAWLAVLTLLAIASAAPIAAGVALAGGFVTKLWPALLLIVVPYVSGRRRILGAAGATVALTALAVLATGGAEHGDELVQRHSGRGLQVESIAATPLVVAQRAGAAVDISHYKSSGSWDVTGTGTSAALTAASVASLLALALIAVLAWRARRVPETFADLAAVALLLLTVTGKILSPQYVIWLLALFAAALCRRGSPLVVPAAIVAGCGVLGQYVYPAYYIDLVNGDGLPVVVALVLRNVLLLVATALAVRALWRSTATP is encoded by the coding sequence GTGACGCGACGCCGCGTCGTCACGGTCTGGGCCGCGACGCGCCTGCTCCTGCTCGTGCTGCTCGCCGTGCCGGTGGTCGGCGGCCCGCGGCTGTTCGCGGACATGCGCTTCTACGAGCTCTGGGGCAACGGCATCGCCGACTGGTCGCGGGTGCCGTTCCGCGACTTCGTGTGGGAGTACCCGCCGGGGGCGGCGCTCGTCGTCACGCCGCCGGCGTTCTTCGGCTCGCTCTACCCGGTGGTCTTCGTCGCGATGATGCTGCTCGCCGACTACGGCGTCCTCGCGGCGCTCGTACGCCTCGGCGACCGGCTCGGGTCCGACCGCGGCGTGCGGCTCTGGCTCGCGGGGATCACGTTGATGGGGCCGATCGTGTTCGGCCGGTACGACACGGTCTCCGCCTGGCTCGCGGTCCTCACGCTGCTCGCGATCGCGTCGGCGGCGCCGATCGCGGCGGGCGTCGCGCTCGCGGGCGGCTTCGTCACGAAGCTCTGGCCGGCGCTGCTGCTGATCGTCGTGCCGTACGTCTCCGGCAGGCGGCGCATCCTCGGCGCGGCGGGCGCGACGGTCGCGCTGACGGCGCTCGCGGTCCTCGCCACGGGCGGCGCCGAGCACGGCGACGAACTGGTCCAGCGGCACAGCGGCCGCGGCCTGCAGGTCGAGTCGATCGCGGCGACGCCGCTCGTCGTCGCGCAGCGCGCGGGCGCCGCCGTCGACATCTCGCACTACAAGTCCTCGGGGTCGTGGGACGTCACCGGCACGGGCACCTCGGCGGCGCTCACCGCCGCGTCGGTCGCGTCGCTGCTCGCGCTCGCGCTGATCGCGGTGCTGGCGTGGCGCGCGCGGCGGGTGCCGGAGACGTTCGCCGACCTCGCCGCCGTCGCGCTGCTCCTGCTGACCGTGACGGGCAAGATCCTCAGCCCGCAGTACGTCATCTGGCTGCTCGCGCTGTTCGCCGCCGCGCTCTGCCGCCGCGGCTCGCCGCTCGTCGTGCCCGCGGCGATCGTCGCGGGGTGCGGGGTGCTGGGGCAGTACGTGTACCCGGCGTACTACATCGACCTGGTCAACGGCGACGGTCTGCCCGTCGTCGTCGCGCTGGTGCTGCGCAACGTCCTGCTGCTCGTCGCGACGGCGCTCGCCGTCAGGGCGCTGTGGCGGAGTACCGCCACACCGTGA
- a CDS encoding Flp family type IVb pilin, translated as MRRPSTRDDTGATAVEYALLVAAVAAVIVAIVFMLGQHVFMLFDDTCHSIQAKASGTEEC; from the coding sequence ATGCGCCGCCCCAGCACCCGTGACGACACCGGGGCCACCGCCGTCGAGTACGCGCTGCTCGTCGCCGCCGTCGCGGCCGTGATCGTCGCGATCGTGTTCATGCTGGGCCAGCACGTCTTCATGCTCTTCGACGACACCTGCCACTCCATCCAGGCGAAGGCAAGCGGCACCGAGGAGTGCTAG
- a CDS encoding Flp family type IVb pilin yields the protein MLQYMRSIMRAKREDGASAVEYGLLVAAIAALIVVIVFALGQIIQRVFSDTCEEIVAEGNTSGECRTE from the coding sequence GTGCTCCAGTACATGCGTTCGATCATGCGAGCGAAGCGCGAGGACGGCGCCTCCGCGGTCGAGTACGGCCTCCTCGTGGCCGCCATCGCCGCGCTCATCGTCGTCATCGTCTTCGCGCTGGGCCAGATCATCCAGCGGGTGTTCTCGGACACCTGCGAGGAGATCGTGGCGGAAGGCAACACCAGCGGCGAGTGCCGCACCGAGTAG
- a CDS encoding response regulator transcription factor, whose amino-acid sequence MTKTRVLLCDDHALIRDGLRRAFERDETFEVVAEAGSVAEAVALDAEHSPDVVVMDVRLPDGSGLDATKKIRARRPDVGIVVLTMYAGDQQMFDALESGASSFVAKSAPAEEVVNAARHAAAAPANFSAADLAGAMRRRLDPQGPRLTEREREILQLLSDGLAIPAIAKQLYISESTAKTHVSKLYEKLGAANRAQALMTAMRAGMIRDPGSR is encoded by the coding sequence GTGACGAAGACGAGAGTCCTGCTCTGCGACGACCACGCGCTGATCCGCGACGGGCTGCGGCGCGCGTTCGAGCGCGACGAGACGTTCGAGGTGGTGGCCGAGGCGGGGTCGGTCGCCGAAGCCGTGGCGCTCGACGCCGAGCACTCCCCCGACGTCGTCGTCATGGACGTACGCCTCCCCGACGGCTCGGGGCTCGACGCCACGAAGAAGATCCGCGCGCGCAGGCCCGACGTCGGCATCGTCGTGCTGACGATGTACGCCGGCGACCAGCAGATGTTCGACGCGCTCGAGTCGGGGGCGTCGTCGTTCGTCGCGAAGAGCGCGCCCGCCGAGGAGGTCGTCAACGCCGCGCGGCACGCCGCCGCGGCGCCCGCCAACTTCAGCGCCGCCGACCTGGCCGGCGCGATGCGGCGGCGGCTCGACCCGCAGGGGCCGCGGCTCACCGAGCGCGAACGCGAGATCCTCCAGCTCCTCAGCGACGGGCTCGCGATCCCGGCGATCGCGAAGCAGCTGTACATCAGCGAGTCCACGGCCAAGACGCACGTCTCGAAGCTCTACGAGAAGCTCGGCGCCGCCAACCGCGCGCAGGCCCTCATGACGGCGATGCGCGCGGGCATGATCCGCGATCCTGGGTCGCGCTAG
- a CDS encoding sensor histidine kinase, whose protein sequence is MPRETIVLRDPVARRAQLTVGAVRLLVVVVATLLATVSDYPGRTLAWLLPTAALAGLAVSQRNTGWLWRWAVCMELLIAAASIPVTGGARSAMLPYLLGPLFGIGFRGGARLVAVGGAVSAALLVAALPLDAIRDDRRAYVISATQWVALAVMFGLVAAWARVLAGSENPATRYAQVSRLLGELSGMARRLPGSLDPVSAAETLLDECAEVTAFDRGAVLLPTSGDRLTPLVVRGAERLDHDTRVSGEGHIAHAWQSGCAVRETGRQVRTGLTSLVVVPIPAEEGCTGLLVLEAAAENAFPPGVVNGIGRLAIAAAPRLESALLFDEIRRIATVEERQRVAREIHDGIAQELVYVGYELDALGADMDAKRPTARETVRRTRDHVTRIISELRLSIFTLRTAPEPGGLGAALGEYVRSVAGAAGIAVHLSLSEDPARLPADAEAELLRIAQEAVSNARKHSKARNLWITLNVDPPHVLLRVEDDGQGIDAAGRRGFGLDIMKERADRLGATLRVTSRQPQGTRVEVEVGGAAG, encoded by the coding sequence GTGCCCCGCGAGACGATCGTGCTGCGCGACCCGGTGGCCCGCCGCGCCCAGCTGACGGTCGGCGCCGTACGCCTGCTCGTCGTCGTCGTCGCGACGCTGCTGGCCACGGTGTCGGACTATCCGGGACGTACGCTCGCCTGGCTGCTGCCGACCGCCGCGCTCGCGGGTCTCGCGGTGTCGCAGCGCAACACCGGCTGGCTCTGGCGCTGGGCCGTCTGCATGGAGCTGCTCATCGCGGCCGCGTCCATCCCGGTGACGGGCGGCGCGCGGAGCGCGATGCTGCCGTACCTGCTCGGGCCGCTGTTCGGCATCGGCTTCCGCGGCGGCGCGCGGCTGGTCGCGGTCGGCGGCGCGGTGTCGGCGGCGCTGCTCGTCGCGGCGCTGCCGCTGGACGCGATCCGTGACGACCGGCGCGCCTACGTCATCTCCGCGACCCAGTGGGTCGCGCTCGCGGTCATGTTCGGGCTGGTCGCCGCGTGGGCGCGCGTGCTGGCCGGCTCCGAGAACCCCGCGACGCGGTACGCGCAGGTGTCCAGGCTGCTCGGGGAGCTGAGCGGGATGGCGCGACGGTTGCCCGGCAGCCTCGACCCGGTGAGCGCCGCGGAGACGCTGCTCGACGAGTGCGCGGAGGTGACGGCGTTCGACCGGGGGGCGGTGCTGCTGCCGACGTCGGGCGACCGGCTGACGCCGCTGGTCGTCCGCGGCGCCGAGCGCCTCGACCACGACACGCGCGTCAGCGGCGAGGGCCACATCGCGCACGCGTGGCAGAGCGGCTGCGCCGTCCGCGAGACGGGCAGGCAGGTACGCACCGGCCTCACGTCGCTCGTCGTCGTGCCGATCCCCGCGGAGGAGGGGTGCACGGGGCTGCTCGTGCTGGAGGCGGCCGCGGAGAACGCGTTCCCCCCCGGCGTGGTCAACGGCATCGGCAGGCTTGCCATCGCGGCGGCGCCGCGGCTGGAGTCGGCGCTGCTGTTCGACGAGATCCGCCGCATCGCCACCGTCGAGGAACGCCAGCGCGTCGCGCGCGAGATCCACGACGGCATCGCCCAGGAGCTGGTCTACGTCGGCTACGAGCTCGACGCACTTGGCGCCGACATGGACGCCAAGCGGCCGACGGCGCGGGAGACCGTACGCCGCACCCGCGACCACGTCACGCGCATCATCAGCGAGCTGCGGCTGTCGATCTTCACGCTGCGTACGGCACCCGAGCCGGGCGGCCTGGGGGCGGCGCTCGGCGAGTACGTACGCTCCGTCGCCGGCGCCGCGGGCATCGCCGTACACCTCTCGCTGTCCGAGGACCCCGCGCGGCTCCCCGCCGACGCCGAGGCCGAGCTGCTGCGGATCGCGCAGGAGGCGGTCAGCAACGCGCGCAAGCACTCGAAGGCACGTAACCTCTGGATCACCCTGAACGTCGACCCGCCGCACGTGCTGCTGCGGGTCGAGGACGACGGCCAGGGGATCGACGCCGCGGGGCGCCGCGGCTTCGGGCTGGACATCATGAAGGAACGCGCGGACCGGCTCGGCGCGACGTTGCGCGTCACGAGCCGTCAACCCCAGGGAACACGCGTCGAGGTCGAGGTCGGAGGAGCAGCCGGGTGA
- a CDS encoding DnaB-like helicase C-terminal domain-containing protein, protein MKKEPVVSLRDVLDRADAAARRGESAGAAIYPTGFHPLDSYLGGGLRSGELTLLGGPQGLGKTTMALQVARNVAASGCDVVYFSFEHDEVSLLTRLVALEAGLRDGTAAVTLRQVRQAVDATADSPSGLAGRLEGLGGGSDAVKAVGEYAERIVVHRSDGRRTSADVVRSVVAGFVKADRQPLVVVDYIQKVAVERDLPNEDERTTVVVEALKDLALEYGVPVLAIVAADKAGLAKTGRLRIFDLRGSSALAYEADVVLMLNDKYDVVARHHLVYDVANAERFRGWVVVSLEKNRSGLDRIDLEFRKVFEQGRFDTEGNAVAEQLTDDRVFVE, encoded by the coding sequence ATGAAGAAGGAGCCGGTGGTCTCGCTGCGTGACGTCCTCGACCGTGCCGACGCCGCCGCGCGGCGCGGCGAGTCCGCCGGGGCCGCGATCTACCCCACGGGGTTCCACCCGCTCGACTCGTACCTCGGCGGCGGCCTCCGCTCCGGCGAGCTGACGCTGCTCGGCGGGCCGCAGGGCCTCGGCAAGACGACGATGGCGCTGCAGGTGGCGCGCAACGTCGCCGCGTCCGGGTGCGACGTCGTGTACTTCTCGTTCGAGCACGACGAGGTGTCGCTGCTGACGCGGCTCGTCGCCCTCGAGGCCGGCCTGCGCGACGGCACCGCGGCCGTGACGCTGCGGCAGGTACGCCAGGCCGTCGACGCCACCGCCGACTCGCCGTCGGGGCTCGCGGGCCGGCTCGAGGGCCTCGGCGGCGGCTCCGACGCCGTGAAGGCCGTGGGGGAGTATGCCGAGCGGATCGTCGTGCACCGCTCCGACGGGCGGCGTACGTCGGCCGACGTCGTACGCTCCGTCGTCGCCGGCTTCGTCAAGGCCGACCGCCAGCCGCTCGTCGTCGTCGACTACATCCAGAAGGTCGCCGTCGAGCGCGACCTGCCCAACGAGGACGAGCGCACCACCGTCGTCGTGGAGGCGTTGAAGGACCTCGCCCTGGAGTACGGCGTACCCGTGCTCGCCATCGTCGCCGCCGACAAGGCCGGTCTCGCGAAGACCGGGCGGCTGCGGATCTTCGACCTGCGCGGCTCGTCGGCGCTGGCGTACGAGGCCGACGTCGTGCTCATGCTCAACGACAAGTACGACGTCGTCGCGCGCCACCACCTCGTCTACGACGTCGCCAACGCCGAGCGCTTCCGCGGCTGGGTCGTGGTGTCGCTGGAGAAGAACCGTTCCGGCCTCGACCGCATCGACCTGGAGTTCCGCAAGGTCTTCGAGCAGGGCCGCTTCGACACCGAGGGCAACGCCGTGGCGGAGCAGCTCACCGACGACCGCGTCTTCGTGGAGTAG
- a CDS encoding GAF domain-containing protein produces the protein MQPPKERSATSVVVVTRNATLPVGLIHQGYDVADVRPDKYGEWMGNARWADALVLELSDAVAAEAAVQRLRSEGLGVPVLLVSNDTPGWDATAAHVGGAARVLPLPISLGLLTAALDELLAAGPLDVPPPPSNENELLSKVAASVGLAISDSGTLTPDESSPLPRVRVAEEPPPSPVEPLVAADPEVPSVPIGEFAESVLAWASERSDVRETAEVVVAELAERTGAEAAALLLPDGAEWRVAGGVGLRPLEHRLRLGADHWLVSTVVEHGEGVVVDDSDGARDELIGAPLASWARVLAVPVPAVRGVFVAAREGEAFDGAALATAVSVAGEANPMLTDALALRAVARALAPFTDVEE, from the coding sequence GTGCAGCCGCCGAAGGAGCGTTCCGCGACGTCGGTCGTCGTCGTCACGCGCAACGCGACGCTGCCTGTCGGGCTCATCCACCAGGGCTACGACGTGGCCGACGTACGCCCCGACAAGTACGGCGAGTGGATGGGCAACGCGCGCTGGGCCGACGCCCTCGTGCTCGAGCTCTCCGACGCGGTCGCGGCGGAGGCGGCGGTGCAGCGGCTGCGTTCCGAGGGCCTCGGCGTGCCCGTGCTGCTCGTCTCCAACGACACCCCGGGCTGGGACGCCACGGCGGCGCACGTGGGCGGCGCGGCGCGCGTGCTGCCGCTGCCGATCTCGCTGGGGCTGCTCACCGCGGCGCTCGACGAGCTGCTCGCGGCGGGACCGCTCGACGTACCCCCTCCCCCGTCGAACGAGAACGAGCTGCTGTCCAAGGTCGCCGCGAGCGTCGGGCTGGCGATCAGCGACTCGGGGACGCTGACGCCGGACGAGTCGAGCCCGCTGCCGCGGGTGCGGGTGGCGGAGGAGCCGCCACCGTCCCCGGTCGAGCCCCTCGTGGCGGCGGACCCGGAAGTGCCTTCGGTGCCGATCGGCGAGTTCGCCGAGTCGGTGCTGGCGTGGGCGAGCGAGCGCAGCGACGTACGCGAGACCGCCGAGGTCGTCGTCGCGGAGCTGGCCGAGCGCACCGGCGCCGAGGCCGCCGCGCTGCTGCTGCCCGACGGCGCGGAGTGGCGCGTCGCGGGCGGCGTGGGGCTGCGGCCGTTGGAGCACCGCCTGCGGCTCGGTGCCGACCACTGGCTCGTCTCGACCGTCGTCGAGCACGGCGAGGGTGTCGTCGTCGACGACTCGGACGGCGCGCGCGACGAGCTCATCGGCGCGCCGCTCGCGTCGTGGGCGCGCGTGCTGGCCGTGCCGGTGCCGGCGGTGCGCGGGGTGTTCGTGGCGGCGCGCGAGGGAGAGGCGTTCGACGGGGCGGCGCTCGCGACGGCGGTGTCGGTCGCGGGCGAGGCGAACCCGATGCTGACCGACGCGCTGGCGCTGCGGGCGGTGGCGCGCGCACTGGCGCCGTTCACGGACGTGGAGGAGTAG
- a CDS encoding type II secretion system F family protein: MNDSVVLLLGLGALFAALTVALGTIGVVTSERAQVGRSLAAVRAMQSAPDSLRKEADPAFADRVVRPMLHRFAGLGRRLAPGGQNERLRHKLELAGSPPRWDPERVLAFKGLGLVGLGVTGLAVPLLLGLSPLTAIGVAVVLGLAGYFAPDLGLYQMAYDRSEKIQRTLPDALDLLTISVEAGLGFDAALAQVARNTEGPLADEFFRVLQEMQIGLGRAEAFRALTERTNVADLRNFVTAMIQADVFGIPVANVLRVQAREMRIKRMQRAEEQAQKVPVKILFPLIFCILPALFVVVIGPAGITIIRNFTDL; the protein is encoded by the coding sequence GTGAACGACTCCGTCGTCCTCCTCCTCGGCCTCGGGGCGCTGTTCGCCGCGCTGACCGTGGCGCTCGGCACCATCGGCGTCGTCACCTCCGAACGCGCCCAGGTGGGCCGTTCGCTGGCCGCCGTCCGCGCGATGCAGTCGGCACCGGACTCGCTGCGCAAGGAGGCGGACCCGGCGTTCGCCGACCGCGTCGTACGGCCGATGCTGCACCGGTTCGCGGGCCTGGGCCGGCGGCTCGCCCCCGGCGGGCAGAACGAACGTCTCCGCCACAAGCTCGAGCTGGCCGGCAGCCCGCCGCGGTGGGACCCGGAACGCGTGCTGGCGTTCAAGGGCCTCGGTCTCGTCGGGCTCGGCGTGACCGGTCTCGCGGTGCCGTTGCTGCTCGGGCTGAGCCCGCTCACCGCGATCGGCGTCGCCGTCGTGCTCGGCCTCGCCGGGTACTTCGCGCCCGACCTCGGCCTGTACCAGATGGCGTACGACCGCTCGGAGAAGATCCAGCGCACGCTCCCCGACGCGCTCGACCTGCTCACGATCTCCGTGGAGGCCGGCCTCGGCTTCGACGCGGCGCTCGCGCAGGTCGCGCGCAACACGGAGGGGCCCCTCGCCGACGAGTTCTTCCGCGTCCTCCAGGAGATGCAGATCGGCCTCGGGCGGGCGGAGGCGTTCCGCGCGCTGACCGAGCGCACGAACGTCGCCGACCTCCGCAACTTCGTCACCGCGATGATCCAGGCCGACGTCTTCGGCATCCCCGTCGCGAACGTCCTGCGCGTGCAGGCGCGCGAGATGCGTATCAAGCGCATGCAGCGGGCCGAGGAGCAGGCGCAGAAGGTGCCTGTGAAGATCCTGTTCCCGCTGATCTTCTGCATCCTGCCCGCGCTGTTCGTCGTCGTCATCGGCCCGGCCGGCATCACCATCATCCGTAACTTCACGGACCTGTAG
- a CDS encoding type II secretion system F family protein, with the protein MVCAALAAVALALLPASAAHAVTGRITEITSEKGQLRLVFSADTLPAGVTLDPASVSVTIDGQQIPSEAKPVTAATVRRAAELVIDTSGSMRGEGITGAKAAALAFVGAVPADVEVGIVTFADKATVRVPPTRDRNRLRAAINGLQPAGETALYDGVLLGLREVGTSGTRNVLVLSDGADTSSTAKLPDVVKRAGEAKATLNTVAFKTEETTAGALRQIAAAGGGRAVGANRAGDIGAAFRDAARAISGQLVVTADIPASITGAVTVSVRAQAGTEALTDEVVHTVVLPPTQAPVGPRAVDVDSGAFTSKGLLYGALGGLFVALLVVFVIALGTFSPDRRSGRMRRRLSLYTLTGRAPAEERESTALGDSGVARSAVDLADRVVRQRDFESVLARKLERAGSALKPAEWLLIHAAVTIGAALLLLLLSGGRIVPTLLGFFFGFAGPYVFLSFKGSRRTATFMAQVPDTLQLLAGSLSAGYSLPQAVDAVVREGAQPIATEFNRAIIESRLGVPIEDAMESIATRMDSRDFAWIVMAIRIQREVGGNLAEVLTTVANTMRERERVRRQVRVLSAEGRLSAWVLGGLPPLFAIYLILVRPRYIKPLFTDPIGIIMLVTVALIFIAGIFWMRKVVRVEV; encoded by the coding sequence GTGGTGTGCGCGGCGCTCGCGGCGGTGGCGCTGGCGCTGCTGCCCGCGTCCGCCGCACATGCGGTGACCGGCCGGATCACCGAGATCACGTCGGAGAAGGGCCAGCTCCGGCTGGTGTTCTCCGCAGACACGCTGCCCGCCGGCGTGACGCTCGACCCCGCCTCGGTGTCCGTCACGATCGACGGCCAGCAGATCCCGAGCGAGGCCAAGCCCGTGACCGCGGCGACCGTACGCCGCGCCGCCGAGCTGGTCATCGACACGAGCGGCTCGATGCGCGGCGAGGGCATCACCGGCGCCAAGGCCGCGGCGCTGGCGTTCGTCGGCGCGGTGCCCGCCGATGTCGAGGTCGGCATCGTGACGTTCGCCGACAAGGCCACCGTCCGCGTGCCGCCGACGCGCGACCGCAACCGCCTGCGCGCGGCCATCAACGGCCTGCAGCCGGCCGGCGAGACCGCCCTGTACGACGGAGTCCTGCTCGGTCTCCGCGAGGTCGGCACCAGCGGCACGCGCAACGTGCTCGTCCTCTCCGACGGCGCCGACACGAGCAGCACCGCGAAGCTCCCCGACGTCGTCAAGCGGGCGGGCGAGGCGAAGGCCACCCTCAACACCGTCGCGTTCAAGACCGAGGAGACCACCGCGGGCGCGCTCCGCCAGATCGCCGCGGCCGGCGGCGGCCGCGCGGTCGGCGCCAACCGCGCGGGCGACATCGGCGCGGCGTTCCGCGATGCCGCCCGCGCCATCTCGGGCCAGCTCGTCGTCACCGCCGACATCCCCGCGTCCATCACCGGCGCGGTGACGGTGTCCGTCCGCGCGCAGGCCGGCACGGAGGCGTTGACCGACGAGGTCGTGCACACCGTCGTCCTGCCCCCGACCCAGGCGCCCGTCGGCCCGCGCGCGGTCGACGTCGACAGCGGGGCGTTCACGAGCAAGGGCCTGCTGTACGGCGCCCTCGGCGGCCTCTTCGTGGCGCTACTCGTGGTGTTCGTCATCGCGCTGGGGACGTTCTCGCCGGACCGCAGGTCGGGCCGCATGCGCCGCAGGCTCTCGCTCTACACGCTGACCGGCCGCGCCCCCGCCGAGGAGCGCGAGTCGACCGCTCTGGGCGACAGCGGCGTCGCGCGCTCGGCCGTCGACCTCGCCGACCGCGTCGTACGGCAGCGCGACTTCGAGTCCGTCCTCGCCCGCAAGCTCGAACGCGCGGGCAGCGCGCTGAAGCCCGCCGAGTGGCTGCTCATCCACGCCGCCGTGACGATCGGCGCCGCGCTGCTGCTCCTGCTGCTCTCGGGCGGACGGATCGTCCCGACGCTGCTCGGCTTCTTCTTCGGCTTCGCGGGGCCGTACGTCTTCCTGTCGTTCAAGGGGTCGCGGCGGACGGCGACGTTCATGGCCCAGGTGCCCGACACGCTGCAGCTCCTCGCCGGCTCGCTGTCGGCCGGCTACTCGCTCCCCCAGGCCGTCGACGCGGTCGTCCGCGAGGGCGCGCAGCCGATCGCGACGGAGTTCAACCGCGCCATCATCGAGAGCCGCCTCGGCGTGCCGATCGAGGACGCGATGGAGAGCATCGCGACCCGCATGGACAGCAGGGACTTCGCCTGGATCGTCATGGCGATCCGCATCCAGCGCGAGGTCGGCGGCAACCTCGCCGAGGTCCTCACCACCGTCGCCAACACGATGCGCGAGCGCGAGCGCGTACGCCGCCAGGTCCGCGTGCTCTCCGCCGAGGGCCGGCTCTCCGCGTGGGTGCTCGGCGGCCTGCCGCCGCTGTTCGCGATCTACCTGATCCTCGTGCGGCCCCGCTACATCAAGCCGCTGTTCACGGACCCGATCGGCATCATCATGCTCGTCACGGTCGCGCTGATCTTCATCGCGGGCATCTTCTGGATGCGCAAGGTCGTCAGGGTGGAGGTGTAG
- a CDS encoding CpaF family protein has protein sequence MSLADRLAQAKKTKTAETSTADVATGPTRSRARHVDPFADLKRTVHQALLESLGPTLYDARMTQSELETKVRHTLQEVLRTEETPLTTNDRTRIAQDIADDILGYGPLEPFLRDPDVTEVMVNGPGSIYVERSGKLYPVEGGFSDDMHLRRTIEKIVGRVGRRVDESSPMVDARLPDGSRVNAIIAPLALDGSLLTIRKFSSDPYRVDDLVGFGTMTRAVADFLAACVEGRLNILVSGGTGAGKTTTLNVLSSFIPEEERIITIEDAAELQLDQEHVLRLEARPPNIENRGEVTIRDLVRNALRMRPDRIVVGEVRDAAALDMLQAMNTGHDGSICTVHSNTPRDALARLETMVLMAGLELPVRAIREQVSSAFDLIVHQSRLKDGTRRFTHVTEVVGMEGDVVTLQDIFLFDHGMGFDDAGRSKGVLKSTGLRPKFLDKLSDHGVQVDPKMFAFEKFSR, from the coding sequence ATGAGCCTCGCCGACCGCCTCGCCCAGGCGAAGAAGACCAAGACCGCCGAGACGTCGACGGCCGATGTGGCCACCGGTCCCACGCGGTCGCGGGCTCGCCACGTCGACCCGTTCGCCGACCTCAAGCGCACGGTGCACCAGGCGCTGCTGGAGAGCCTCGGGCCGACGCTGTACGACGCGCGGATGACCCAGTCGGAGCTCGAGACCAAGGTCAGGCACACGCTCCAGGAGGTGCTGCGCACCGAGGAGACGCCGCTCACGACCAACGACCGCACGCGCATCGCGCAGGACATCGCCGACGACATCCTCGGCTACGGCCCGCTGGAGCCGTTCCTGCGCGACCCCGACGTCACCGAGGTCATGGTCAACGGCCCCGGCTCCATCTACGTCGAGCGCTCCGGCAAGCTCTACCCGGTCGAGGGCGGCTTCAGCGACGACATGCACCTGCGCCGCACGATCGAGAAGATCGTGGGCCGCGTCGGCCGGCGCGTCGACGAGAGCAGCCCGATGGTCGACGCCCGCCTGCCCGACGGCAGCCGCGTCAACGCGATCATCGCGCCGCTGGCGCTCGACGGCTCGCTGCTGACGATCCGGAAGTTCTCCTCGGACCCGTACCGCGTCGACGACCTCGTCGGCTTCGGCACGATGACCCGCGCCGTCGCCGACTTCCTCGCCGCGTGCGTCGAGGGGCGCCTCAACATCCTCGTCTCCGGCGGCACCGGCGCCGGCAAGACGACGACGCTCAACGTCCTCTCCTCGTTCATCCCCGAGGAGGAGCGGATCATCACGATCGAGGACGCGGCCGAGCTCCAGCTCGACCAGGAGCACGTCCTGCGGCTCGAGGCCCGCCCGCCGAACATCGAGAACCGCGGCGAGGTCACCATCCGCGACCTCGTCCGCAACGCCCTGCGCATGCGCCCCGACCGCATCGTCGTCGGCGAGGTCCGTGACGCCGCCGCGCTCGACATGCTCCAGGCGATGAACACCGGGCACGACGGCTCGATCTGCACCGTCCACTCCAACACCCCGCGCGACGCGCTCGCGCGCCTCGAGACCATGGTGCTGATGGCCGGGCTCGAGCTGCCGGTCCGGGCGATCCGCGAACAGGTGTCGAGCGCGTTCGACCTGATCGTCCACCAGTCGCGCCTCAAGGACGGCACCCGCCGCTTCACCCACGTCACCGAGGTCGTGGGCATGGAGGGCGACGTGGTGACGTTGCAGGACATCTTCCTGTTCGACCACGGCATGGGCTTCGACGACGCGGGCCGCAGCAAGGGCGTGCTGAAGTCGACGGGCCTGCGGCCGAAGTTCCTCGACAAGCTCTCCGACCACGGCGTGCAGGTCGACCCGAAGATGTTCGCGTTCGAGAAGTTCTCGCGATGA